In one window of Musa acuminata AAA Group cultivar baxijiao chromosome BXJ3-2, Cavendish_Baxijiao_AAA, whole genome shotgun sequence DNA:
- the LOC135631471 gene encoding pumilio homolog 3-like, with protein sequence MEAGATNEDCHEFDKILEETPDATTGYTCTRESIQGFEPISLFEVRRSSASSYLRDPFSNLQAWKDYDFISSDDNFTMSKAPSDQKDDSHDYHGTLTVNVDQDASSLPDDQSLTSAFQVMSFQDRIASNSSNTFLEHNQSSVSHALSLDGNQTAYLDKCFSGLDSTERVPSPGMLNGDCLPNPESQGYSAFIIKNAPNKQCRIVDGHHDVRSLKPNFHDSRSQVPSVLDGRREQWPSFQGHSAVIPVKADMQTYVLPGVLAEGIKFPASSFQHQYYMDAPSHAYTPNQHLRNSNIAWYGMENERNYRSHPHYLQQPNNHHLEVHIQRRRNSETEPPLGNASQSYYEDEIVGNRRYNQLDPSLLSGDASRNHLNEFSSQLQSCLIPQAQKLPSSCGLYFPGTDYGGYNVSNRFSKQTFPRKKLTMSHGVNSRQTLKSGSMGNNQFPEHGGNSRREVSFNYVNSGLVRCDGIPYLGVQRSRGSFSNIADDKYDLNSPYLKYCSLDNVIGQIHILAKDQNGCRFLQKIFEEGNYEDIYKIFVEIIDHVVELMTDIFGNYLIQKLIKVCNEDQITKLLRKISDRDSELFQISCNQHGTRVIQKIIETIKTPEQYSLIVSTLRPYIVSLIKNNNGSHVAQRCLQHLPDEHKELLFEAVVANGIELARDRHGCCVLQKCISDLNTEQKFRLISNMTHEACDLSQDPYGNYVVQYILIQEIPWATAGILDQLDFHYGTLSVQKYSSNVVEKCLKHAGNDRRVNIVWELISDPYFHHILQDAFGNYVIQSALRACKGPLRATLSEAIRPHEVALRSHPYGKKILSSAYYGK encoded by the exons ATGGAAGCAGGAGCAACCAATGAAGATTGTCATGAGTTTGACAAGATTCTTGAAGAGACACCAGATGCTACTACAGGATATACTTGCACCAGAGAATCTATTCAAGGCTTTGAACCAATCTCCTTATTTGAAGTTAGGAGGTCTTCTGCTTCAAGTTACTTACGTGACCCATTCAGTAATCTTCAGGCTTGGAAAGATTATGATTTCATCTCTTCGGACGACAACTTCACCATGTCTAAGGCACCATCAGATCAGAAGGACGATTCTCATGACTACCATGGAACATTGACTGTGAATGTCGATCAGGATGCATCAAGCTTGCCAGATGATCAGTCGCTGACTTCAGCATTCCAGGTTATGAGTTTTCAGGATAGGATTGCATCTAATTCAAGTAATACATTTTTGGAGCACAATCAAAGTTCAGTTAGTCATGCTTTATCATTGGATGGCAATCAAACAGCATACCTGGACAAGTGTTTTTCTGGACTGGATTCTACAGAAAGGGTTCCGTCACCTGGCATGCTAAATGGGGACTGTCTGCCCAATCCAGAATCGCAAGGTTACTCTGCTTTCATCATTAAGAATGCGCCTAATAAACAATGTAGGATAGTAGATGGACATCATGATGTAAGATCCCTGAAGCCCAATTTTCATGACTCAAGGAGCCAAGTACCGAGTGTATTGGATGGTCGTAGAGAACAATGGCCAAGCTTCCAAGGCCACTCTGCTGTTATCCCTGTAAAGGCAGATATGCAGACTTATGTCCTTCCTGGTGTTCTGGCTGAGGGGATTAAATTTCCGGCTTCATCATTCCAGCATCAGTATTACATGGATGCACCATCCCATGCTTATACACCTAATCAGCATCTAAGAAACTCCAATATAGCGTGGTACGGAATGGAGAATGAGAGAAACTATAGAAGCCACCCTCATTACCTACAACAGCCTAATAATCATCATCTAGAAGTGCATATTCAAAGAAGGAGAAACTCGGAAACTGAGCCGCCGTTGGGGAATGCATCACAATCATATTATGAGGATGAAATTGTGGGTAACAGGAGATATAATCAGTTGGATCCCTCTTTGCTGAGCGGTGATGCCAGTAGAAACCACCTTAATGAATTTTCTAGCCAACTGCAGAGCTGTCTAATTCCTCAAGCACAGAAGTTACCATCTTCTTGTGGTTTATATTTTCCTGGCACAGATTATGGTGGATATAATGTTTCAAACAGATTCAGTAAACAAACATTTCCCAGAAAAAAGTTGACAATGTCTCATGGAGTGAATTCTCGACAAACGCTTAAATCTGGTTCTATGGGAAATAATCAATTTCCAGAACATGGTGGCAACTCTAGGAGGGAGGTATCTTTTAATTACGTTAACAGTGGTCTTGTTCGGTGTGATGGAATCCCCTACTTGGGTGTTCAGAGAAGCCGTGGTTCGTTTTCCAATATTGCTGATGACAAATATGATCTGAATTCACCATATCTAAAATATTGTTCACTTGACAATGTAATTGGACAAATACATATATTAGCTAAGGATCAAAATGGTTGCCGCTTCTTGCAAAAGATATTTGAGGAAGGAAATTATGAAGATATTTATAAGATCTTTGTTGAGATCATTGATCATGTTGTTGAACTGATGACTGATATTTTTGGGAACTATCTTATCCAAAAGCTGATCAAAGTTTGTAATGAGGACCAAATTACAAAGTTACTTCGTAAAATTTCTGATAGAGATAGCGAACTCTTTCAGATATCGTGCAATCAGCATGG GACTCGTGTCATACAAAAGATAATTGAAACTATCAAAACTCCAGAGCAGTATTCCTTGATCGTCTCCACTCTAAGACCATACATTGTGTCATTGATAAAGAACAACAATGGTAGCCACGTTGCACAGCGCTGCCTGCAACACCTACCTGATGAACACAAAGAG TTACTTTTTGAAGCTGTAGTTGCTAACGGCATTGAGTTAGCAAGGGATCGCCATGGTTGTTGTGTGCTTCAGAAATGCATCTCTGATCTGAATACAGAGCAGAAGTTCCGACTAATATCCAATATGACACATGAAGCTTGTGATCTTTCTCAGGACCCTTACGG CAATTATGTAGTGCAATATATTCTCATTCAAGAGATCCCATGGGCAACTGCTGGAATACTAGATCAATTGGACTTTCATTATGGAACCTTGTCCGtacaaaaatatagtagcaatgtGGTGGAGAAGTGCTTGAAACACGCAGGGAATGACAGACGTGTCAACATAGTTTGGGAATTGATCAGTGATCCTTATTTCCACCATATCTTGCAGGATGCTTTTGGGAATTATGTTATCCAATCAGCTCTTAGAGCATGCAAG GGGCCACTTCGAGCCACTTTGAGTGAGGCCATTAGGCCCCATGAGGTGGCACTCCGTAGTCATCCTTACGGGAAGAAAATACTCTCCAGTGCATACTATGGTAAATAA
- the LOC135631399 gene encoding putative H/ACA ribonucleoprotein complex subunit 1-like protein 1: protein MRPPRGGGGGFRGRDGGFRGRDGGRGGGRGGRFGGRGGGRGRGGGYDEGPPAEVVEISSFLHACEGDAVTKLTNEKIPYFNAPIYLQNKTQIGKVDEIFGPINEAYFSIKMLEGIIATSYSLGDKFYIDPAKLLPLTRFLPRPKGQEATRGGRGGGRGGGRGGGRGGGFRGRGGPRGGRGGPPRGGGRGGFRGRGRF from the exons ATGCGGCCTCCGAGGGgtggtggagggggtttcagaggcCGTGATGGGGGTTTCAGGGGCCGCGATGGGGGTCGTGGCGGTGGCAGAGGTGGGCGGTTCGGCGGGCGCGGCGGCGGCAGGGGCCGTGGAGGTGGCTATGACGAAGGCCCTCCCGCGGAAGTCGTAG AGATTTCTAGTTTCCTCCACGCTTGTGAAGGAGACGCCGTCACGAAGCTCACCAACGAGAAGATACCTTACTTCAATGCCCCAATATATTTGCAGAACAAAACTCAGATCGGAAAGGTGGATGAGATCTTTGGGCCCATAAATGAAGCG TATTTCTCGATCAAGATGCTGGAAGGGATAATTGCAACTTCGTATTCACTCGGTGACAAGTTCTACATCGACCCCGCAAAGCTATTGCCATTGACACGATTTCTCCCCAGGCCAAA GGGACAAGAAGCAACTAGAGGTGGACGTGGTGGCGGCAGAGGAGGGGGTCGTGGAGGAGGGCGCGGCGGAGGCTTCCGTGGAAGAGGTGGTCCTAGGGGCGGTAGAGGCGGGCCTCCAAGAGGAGGCGGGCGTGGTGGTTTTAGAGGCCGTGGTAGGTTTTAG